One Anoplopoma fimbria isolate UVic2021 breed Golden Eagle Sablefish unplaced genomic scaffold, Afim_UVic_2022 Un_contig_8977_pilon_pilon, whole genome shotgun sequence genomic window carries:
- the LOC129116760 gene encoding carcinoembryonic antigen-related cell adhesion molecule 6-like: MEKAVIHFIILVAISGLTEAAGVLPDTLNAAVGDKVMFTTTLSPTVTPFQRVHWKFGNKNIIYFNVNNITGTEYEGRVTLFMSTGSLELRDLTPEDSGEYSVIITSVGAVPIEGNTRLEVQVPVSAVMVTASSTDLVEFNSSVRLSCSFSGSSSGSSLSFLWLNGSSNVAASDRVQLTDGGANLTIINVTRYDQGPFKCQVSNLFSTGTSAPKNLFINYGPENITLTISPSQEGSDITLSCSADSKPAAQFMWLLNGDLLSDTGPELRLIQESQSGNYSCQAFNSKTLRYEMSQPAAISVLGRSGGLSAGAIAGIVLGVVALCAAAGGGGYYYYYKNK; encoded by the exons GTTTGACCGAAGCAGCTGGTGTGTTGCCAGACACTCTGAATGCAGCTGTCGGAGATAAAGTGATGTTCACCACAACACTGTCTCCCACGGTAACACCATTCCAAAGAGTGCACTGGAAATTTGGTAATAAGAACATAATATATTTCAATGTTAACAACATAACTGGAACAGAGTACGAAGGCAGGGTCACCCTCTTCATGTCTACTGGATCTCTGGAGCTCAGGGATCTGACTCCTGAGGACAGTGGAGAATACAGCGTTATCATTACTTCAGTTGGAGCTGTACCGATTGAAGGGAACACAAGACTGGAAGTACAAG TGCCAGTTTCTGCTGTCATGGTAACTGCCAGCAGCACAGACTTGGTGGAGTTCAACagctctgtccgtctgtcctgcTCCTTCTCTGGATCCTCCTCtggatcctctctctctttcctctggctgaacGGCAGCTCTAATGTTGCAGCCAGTGACAGAGTTCAGCTCACCGATGGAGGCGCCAATCTCACTATAATTAATGTGACCCGCTACGACCAGGGACCGTTCAAATGTCAGGTGTCCAACCTTTTCAGTACTGGAACAAGTGCTCCAAAAAACCTCTTCATCAACT ATGGCCCTGAAAATATTACTCTCACAATATCTCCGTCACAAGAAGGGTCAGATATCACCCTGTCCTGTTCAGCTGACTCCAAACCTGCTGCCCAATTTATGTGGCTTCTGAATGGAGATCTGCTGTCTGACACTGGACCAGAGCTCAGACTGATTCAGGAGAGTCAAAGTGGGAACTACAGCTGTCAAGCCTTTAACAGCAAAACTCTGAGATATGAAATGTCTCAGCCTGCAGCCATCTCTGTACTGG gcaGGTCTGGAGGTCTTTCAGCTGGTGCCATTGCTGGAATAGTTTTAGGTGTAGTGGCTCTTTGtgcagcagctggtggaggggggtattattattattataaaaacaagtga